Genomic DNA from Theobroma cacao cultivar B97-61/B2 chromosome 3, Criollo_cocoa_genome_V2, whole genome shotgun sequence:
AACAGTATTTCCAGCTTGTTCCTTCCAGGTCTTTGTTGGAATTTCTGCAGAAGCTTCTCTCAGAAATTTGTGAACAATGGCAGAAATTTGTCCCCAACATGCTAGCATTAAGTCTGGGTAATTGTGTGACAAAGCTCTAAGGGCCTGGAACACGTCATGCATATATCACTACGTGTAGGACAGGTATTCTCAATTTAAAGCACTGAAGAAGTattctcaaaatctcaattgAATACACTCAATTCTCAAGTTTAAATATCAAAAGGTCAAAAATCGAAACCTAATGCCAAGTTTAACAtaacctatatatatatagcctAGGAAAATAAAGCCCACTTAAATACCAAGCaagccaaaaaaagaaaaaaaacacaaacaagCAAGCCCACAGAATAAATTAAATCCTGTTAACTAAATTTATGCCTAGAAGAGACATTCTTCCAAAACTTGCAATAATAACCTCCATCATATGCTTCTCCAAACACAGCATTGCACAATCATAAGAGCAAAAAGTATCTATTGGATGTAccaaacaaatatatatatattctggAAGATCCCCTTTTTAATCTTGAACTGTCTGTTTTTGTCCAATATGAACAAAAGCTCCCAAAGACATGCATGCATGAGCACACACAAACATGCTCACTTAACATAGAAACAAACAAGCATTATCTTCACAATCAACTTCATACAAGGTTCATCAATTCTATTGCACTGATACtacatttatcatttatcaatCCTGTGGCTCATTACACTTACACATGATCTCATGGCCACTTTAGCTTCCAGTATTTCATCTATATTTGCTTTAACAAGCAGATAATTCAAGCTTAGGCAGCTTAGCTTGAAACAGCATATATCATACATTCTATGAATATGAGATACCAAATTGTCATGATGTCACCGAAGAACAAGGAAGTACTAACTGgagaaaaaatggaaaatgtgCTAACAAGGCTCAGTGATACAAAATGATTGCATGCTCAACCACAGGAGCTTTCGAAAGCCACCACAACTCAACATAATTAATCAACACACTAAATGCTCATAGCTTTACTTGAAATTACCTGAAGTGCTTCAAAGCATATTGTTGGGTTGCTTAGCCGCTCAGAATGTTGAAGTAATGTAAAAAGAACACCTGACTTCTTCTCAGCCTCCACAGAACCTGGAATATCGCTTCAAATGGTTTTCCAAGGTCAAATTAGCAAATATTTTGTAGCAGAGAGACAAAAAACACTTGTTTCTCTAAACAAGATTTTGATTATATGATACATGCATACAACTCTAAACTTAGGACAGAAAATTGGCAATGCAAAACTGGACATGGAACCCATACACCCCGAATAATTTATTCACATCAAAGAAACTCTCAACAGTAAATAAAAGAACTCAAGTGTTTATTATCCTTGTTCAccaaataaaaaccaaaatagtTACTACATATTAATGAGACATGTTCTCATTCAGGTCTCGACGCAATGtaataacataaaaaactCCAATCACAAATGAGATAGTGCATCAATTTGTCCTCAAGGAAACATTTTCACGAACCACGTATGAAATGTTCGGCAGGGTTTTGCTTCCCAAAATTGGGGAGAAGCAGGGCATGACCAGCTTTTATCCTCAAACCTCTCTCATATGGTGTCCAAACACTTAGGAGTGACATATATGTATGGAAGTTTCAACATTTGAATTAGTGAAAACCTTATTATAAGACACAAGAGTATGAATGCATGCACAAGTTGGATAAATAAGGAAAGCAACAAAAGTCAAaagcataatttttttatgaaagaTATAGTGAcgatataaaaaatttgaagaaagaaaaaagttaagCACTAAGAACAGAAGTGAAGAGTAGAGTTGATCCCTATGCCTCCCTCTTAGTGACTCTTTCACTCCAGTGTTCAGTCACTCTAATTTCTCACTCCTCACCACAGCATGAGATGATGTTATAAAAGCGTATTACCAGCTCCATGCTTTTACTTCTATTACCAAAGGTATAAGCAATCGGTATAATGCTCTTTAGTAACCTCGTTGATATGAAATCAATCTCAACAAGAAGCATGTATGATTGGTTTCACAAGCTGAAATCCATCTCCTCCTCTTCCACCACAACCCACCCCCCACCCCCCCTtttcccaaaaaaaagaaagaaacaggGAAAGACAAcctgaaatgaaaaaaaaaatttgccaAACAGAAGTGAGCTAACCTGTTGACACTTCCTCTAAAAtcatttctttgacttggatcaAAGGTGAAACTGATAAAGCAGCTGTTAAACAACTGATAGCAGCAACCTAACAAAAGAGGTAAGATCTGATATAGTTATATGCACAACCAAAAATACCTAAATGCTACCTATCCACACCAGTGAAAGAGATGTGGGTTTGGGGAAGAGTGaagcaaaaaataataaaaaatgattaaaaaccCCTAACCTGCAGACCGGTCTGATCACTTTTGAATGGAAAACCTGCTTCAATCCTTGCTTGCAAAGACATAATTACTTTTGGCAACAACTCTATGGGCATTCTTGAATATCTGTGGAATTATGAGCAAAATAAGCAATAAATCCAATATACATGTGCAAAGCTTTTCTCAAAAGATAAAGGAGGCAACACATGAAGTTAATGAAGGCATGAGTACCAGCGAATCAGTTCATATTCAAGCATCTAAAAGCATCCAATAAGAACCGGACTGGATTTTTGTAAAGGATAGAAACTCAGATTCTTATTCaccattcaaaaattttcGCAAATCAAATTCATAATAAAGTCCAAGTAGGcctttgaaaatgaaatgattgaAGTAATTGTTTGTCCTTATCAGTTTAGGGAATCGCAAACCTGTACTAAAGTGGATTACAAATATTACGAATGAGCGCATTTATGTACATCACTTTCCATGCACACAATGAAAGCATAACCTACCTTAGTTTCCAAGATAATTACCAGAATATCATGATATTAATagtatacaaaataaaattagaagaagaaatgagagaCAGAGAGGGTGGGAGGAGGGGATAATAGagacaagaaaggaaaggaaataaGTGGAGGAAAGATTCACTCACCAATCTCATAAGTTACAAAATTGACTTTGGAATAGTCCTATAATCCCTCTTCactatctttctttttgttctgtATAGGTTTGGTCTCTCCTTCTTTTATCTCTCGAAGTATAGATTACCTAGCTTACAAGGTTCCCCAAGGTTCTACTACTCTCAAACACCACCTATGTCTTATTTTGCCACTTAAAAAGATTCAACATATCAGTGCTCTTATAGTGATAGAAAACTCTTAATAAATGCACATGATCAGTCTGAAAACAAGGTACCGCTTCATAAGAATATAAATGCAACAGAAAGCATTAATTGCAATACAACAAATTGTCAATTAAAAAAGGAGGGAAAAAACTAAGAATTTTAACAAACATGAGAATGCATGATAAGGAAGATTCATACGGTGTGCACGATATCAAGAGCATGAGAATCTTGAATACCAACACCAGCAACCGACTATTAGTTTCATGCTGAATTAAGTATAGAATACCTACATCACAAAGGAGAGAGACACAGATAGTACAATAGATAATTATATTAGATAACAGCAAGAAACACAGActagaaaaaacaaaagcaagcACAGTctgcataaaattaattatactGCACAAAACAATCATTTCTAGTACCAGTATGAAGTTGCATTAGTATCTGGCCAAGTGAACTAGAAAGTGCCATAAAAGATTCGCATTTAGTAGATTCCTTGTATTCTGCTACCTGCAGAAAAACAGTAGCAGGCCCATCCATCATGACAGCCAGAGCTGAGGCCGATGCCATCCGTGCCTAGGTATCACAAAATTGCAGAGTAAGCAAAGAAGCATTGCTGAGGTTAAGGTAAATGTCTGCCAAATAGATGATGTAAAGTCATATATAACCATGAAAATATCCATGCCATCATAATCCAATGATTGTCAACTAAAATTAAGAGCAAGGCCTCGATGATAAATAATTGGCCAAGAAAAATGGatgttaagaaaaaaaaattacctacaaaaaacaaaagttgtACCTTTAAGTAAGGATCAAATAGCAAGGATGCCATCAGAGTGGCTTCAAATTTCCTGCAATTGGCAATGTGAAATAAATGGAAAACGAAGATAATTTGCTAAAGGCAAAGAAAAAGGAGCATAAATCTATGGAAAAATTAGCTCATTGAGATGAAGAGTGGATTGCATTGCCTTGGTTGTAGTACATCATTGGTTGGCAAAAGCATTGTCCATTGAGCTGTAAAGGATTTAGGATCAGCTTGACAAAGATCCTTCACCAGAAACACACACAATCAAAGAAGCCCCAATGAGAAGTATTCAGTGTCAATGATCATTCATGAGTACCTTTCTGCATTAATGACCAAAACGAAGCCAGGAAATGACACCCAGCAACATAAAAAACTAACAAAGACAAGCAGCTTCCATGGTTTGACAGCATCAAACTCGCATTAAGTTAATCCAAGAGTAGCAGAAAGCAATAtcacaacaacaaaaatacaTAGTAACTCAAAGCTATGTCCATACAAATCATAGAGTAGAATCTAGATCATAGTGTTGAATTACGAAATTTGAAACAGCTggatacttaaaaaaattccaGCACCAACAAAATGATAGTTGTATACAGAAATGCTAAAGACCCCATAAATTATTAGGAAGGACTTAAAACTTTAGGGTGGATAAAATagtatttcatttatttttgaaaaccaTGTAACACAACTAACTGTAAAAGGTGATTTAAGCTGACTTCAAGGTAAATGCCCTTCCCAAACTAATTCTATTCTGACATAAGAAATCTTAAATACACagaatatcaaatcaaacaaagaaaacaggCTAAAAAAACTTGGATCCTTCCATGCTGTATCAGTGCAGAATTCATAGTCATTACTAATGTCAATTCATATGACTGATCAGTCAATTTAACAATCTAGAATACAAAAAATTATGCGCAAAAAGACTCAATTTACACTGCAAGATCAAGGTTTAGGTATCATACTCATGGTGCTGTGAGTATTCCTGCTAATTCCTAAATCATAAGGAAGAGTCGCCACATTTCAAAGTTTTTCCACATACTTAATAGGGAATAGTCAAAAACCACCTAGAAGTAGGCTATAAAACTGCAGAAACCTTGGTTTacctaaacatcaaaagtgAGTCacaaataagaaagaaatatgTTCTAAATTTACCTGTACACAAACAATAGCAGATACTCTAACCTTCGAGCATCGAGAACTATTAATGTCATTAAGTGATCCATCATTGTCACTGTAATCAGAATCTGACGATGTAATATCAACCATAGAAGAATCGTGATCAGAAGAACTCTGAGCATCCTGAGCTTTAGCCTGCCTCATATTAAAGCCCTCCTTTTTACGCAAGTGCGGAGGCCTATACGGagtattatttgtttttttaggCTCTTCTGAAGTCAACTTAAGACTCAGTGAACCAGGTTCATTCTCCTTGCTACCAACAGCAGCACACATGAGTTGGGGTCCACCAGTAAGGCCATAAACAAAAAACATTCGCAAGGATGCCACAAAACCAGAAACCTGCAAGTACATTTTACATTCATGAAGTAGCAAAGacaaaaaaacaattaaatatttatgaattaatATTATGGCTGTAAAGTATAATGATTTACTTACATGTTCAGAAATCGAACCTTTAGGATCCATTAGAACCAAATGAAGGCAATGCAGAAGAGATACATAAAACCTGCACACAACATGAAATATTGTTTACCAAtacatgaaagaaaaatatcagtttttattttctcaatttctCTTCATTGGTTATTGGAGGAAAGAGTCATACCTGGACATGACAATGTCTTCAACAACCAAATTCTTGGATGCTAATGAGTCCATCATCTTCCTAAGAATCTAATTCAGAAAACTCAATCTTAGTGACACATTCATAGATGCCATTAAAGCCAAGTAGAGAACTTACCTGAATAGTTGATTGCCAAGTATCGACTGGAAAAGATGAACCAGTCCTTGAATATACTTCACCAAGCATAGTAAAGGTGGTAGTTTGAACTTCCCATAAACTACCATACCGTGGTGATTTCTTTCCCATTTCAATAGCACTCTTTTGATTGCCACTTGGACGATACAAGGAGATTAAATCCACGTGTGAACGTGCAATgatgtgaagaagaaaatttacCAACTGAATATCATCTGACAGAGAGCATTTCCGTTGGTTTGCACTCACAAGATATCTGGGAAATAAAAAACTTCAGAATTTACGCaagcatgaaaaaaaaagtgcaaAGGGGAAAATAAAAGCATGGGAAGTTGAataaacctgagagtttctaaGCATTCCAAAACTGGTTTATACAAAGCAGCATTGGAGGGTTTTTTGGCAAGAAAAAAATCCATCATTTTGGTAAACGAGTCGAGAAGGAGAGTCCACAATGAGGAATTCATGTCGAGAGAAACTCGACGACTGACGTCATGGATCTAGGGCAACCAAGGAAACAATAGGTAATTGTataacaaacaaataaaataaatgaagaaacaaGAGTAATTGAAACTGAGATACCAAGTGGCAAGTGTTGGAAAAGGTGGGGATCCAATCTTGTTGAAATTGGGAGGCATTGGCAACCAGTTGGATGAGAAATAATAGATCCGAAGTCAcctgaaattaaaaattcgGAAAGCTTTTATCATCAAACGAAAAGGAATAGcaaaataagtgaaattttggaCATAGAGAGATACCTCGTGGGCAGGGAGGTCGGAGGCGGCAGAGATGAAAGAACAGTGAGAGTGAGAGAAGAGTAGGGATTGGACAAGTTGATGGATGGAAGGAGGGTTCGATAGGGTTTCGTCTCTCAGAGTGAGAAATGCCGTTCTCCATGACCTGGCCCCCGCCGCCGACGCCGCCAATGACGATGATGATGTCGCCATAGACGGTGTATCCGTTTGGGAATTAAAGTCGCAAAATCGTTCAACGATCAAAATCCTCCAAGCGCAAACTCCTCCATGATCAATTGCAGCGCTCTTGTTTTCTCCCGCTCCTGATTTGATTCATTCTTTACCTTTTGGAAGTAGGATTTAGGCGGTGGCCGGCCCGTGCTTGGTGGTGAAAGGGAACAAAAAAGGAGTAGAAAATTACCGTTAACTAGCTGCGGGGCCGACTAGCCTAAAGTGAAGAAAAGCCCAAAGATGCTAAATCAGCTTTAGATCAGTGAAGGTTCAAGGAATAGCCCAAAATCAGCCCGAAACTCTCCCATCAATATCAAGTAGGACACgtgtatatatgtgtgtgaTAGAccattacttatttatttaatgcaTCTTTTagattttagatttaattatCTCTTTTTAGCTCTAATTTTTATCGGTCAAAAACTCAAAATACCCATCAAGTTCTTATATCcatatatttgtttaatttaattcatatattcaaaattgaagcaatttaatttattgattttgataATTACTTCAATTTAATCTACTTCATTAACGACATCCAATTATacagttaaaaaaattatatcagTGCTGACGTGACATATTTTTTATGACATGGCATTCACACGATGACGTGACATGTCATGTCACACCAACTTGATGACATGACAGTGCCACGTGATCTAATATGATGATGTGGCACTGACAAGTTGACATGTCAATGCcacataacaaataaaaaattttgcaaaaatttttttttggcacgTCATAAGAACTAAAttgaatataaatatatagtacaggaattaaattgaacaaaattgagatgttgagggactaaattgaaaaatacaaatcttTAAATAGATGATaaatatacttattaataagtcaaatatttaaatataaaatattatggtattaaaaaatatatataaatctttTCATATTTGACTATTTgattctaatatatatatatgaatttatctTCTTCgccaaaattaaatttgaaatctcttttcataaaaaaaatttttaaaaattcatatctaaattcaaatttagatTAATAACTTgcattatattataataaaataaataaaaagactaaataaatttttttctatttataatagtataaaattttgaaatttatttgacttagtTTTTAACTTGAGTTGAactcaaaaaaacaaaatgggttgatttagttacaacttcacaatttacaaatatccattcttttaaaattatttaaccCTTACttaatttaccttttatttaaatttactcagaaatttttataaaacaattttatttaagttcaaataccacaatcaaattttgttaattttaaatttacattattaatttggatctacaaaaaatttataaatacaaaataaaattgtacaaatatttacaattatttaACTCTATCAACCataaatttagtttttaatccaaaaaattttaacctaaagaatataacttgaaatattaaacaaaataaaaacataaaaaataaattaaaaattaaaagagtgGAGTAACTCATATTCTATGATTGTAATAAGAAATTTGTCATACCCAAATTAAGCAAGTCataacaaataattatttttataattatcgCTAACTTCATTTGTCATTTCTTTATCTAATATAATGTaagttattcatctaaatttgactttaggtatgaaaattttttcaaaattttttatagaatgagaattcaaacttaatttttacaaagaaaataaattaatatacatattcgacaatcaaataatcaaatattaaaatatttatctatattttttaacatcataaattttttacatttaaatatttattttattaataagtatatctACCATCtacttaaaatatttgtattttttaaattttttttcaatttagtctctcaacatctcaattttatttaatataatccATGTactatataattttattcaatttaattcttatgaCATggcacaaaatttttttttgaaaattttatatctaCCATGTGGCACTGACATGTTGATATGTCAGTGCCACGTTAGCATTGCCACGTCATTGTATCAGGATCACGTGACACTACCACATCATCAATGtggtgacacgtggcatgtcACGTCATTGTGTGGATGCcacataatcaaaatataccaCGTAAGTGCTGACGTCTTCATTTTAACGGTCAAATTGGATGCCGTTAATGAgagggattaaattg
This window encodes:
- the LOC18605907 gene encoding HEAT repeat-containing protein 6 isoform X1; its protein translation is MATSSSSLAASAAGARSWRTAFLTLRDETLSNPPSIHQLVQSLLFSHSHCSFISAASDLPAHEVTSDLLFLIQLVANASQFQQDWIPTFSNTCHLIHDVSRRVSLDMNSSLWTLLLDSFTKMMDFFLAKKPSNAALYKPVLECLETLRYLVSANQRKCSLSDDIQLVNFLLHIIARSHVDLISLYRPSGNQKSAIEMGKKSPRYGSLWEVQTTTFTMLGEVYSRTGSSFPVDTWQSTIQILRKMMDSLASKNLVVEDIVMSRFYVSLLHCLHLVLMDPKGSISEHVSGFVASLRMFFVYGLTGGPQLMCAAVGSKENEPGSLSLKLTSEEPKKTNNTPYRPPHLRKKEGFNMRQAKAQDAQSSSDHDSSMVDITSSDSDYSDNDGSLNDINSSRCSKVRVSAIVCVQDLCQADPKSFTAQWTMLLPTNDVLQPRKFEATLMASLLFDPYLKARMASASALAVMMDGPATVFLQVAEYKESTKCESFMALSSSLGQILMQLHTGILYLIQHETNSRLLVLVFKILMLLISCTPYSRMPIELLPKVIMSLQARIEAGFPFKSDQTGLQVAAISCLTAALSVSPLIQVKEMILEEVSTGSVEAEKKSGVLFTLLQHSERLSNPTICFEALQALRALSHNYPDLMLACWGQISAIVHKFLREASAEIPTKTWKEQAGNTVLFVGEKIVTSAIKVLDECLRAISGFKGTEDLSDEKFLDTPFTSDCIRIKKISSAPSYAPQSVEDTNPSGIEQWAETIENHMPLILWHASAMVRTASVTCFAGITSSVFFTLPKGNQEFVVSSLISAAMHDEVPSVRSAACRAIGVVSCFQKISESAEILGKFIHAVESNTRDPVVSVRIPASWALANICDCFRHFDSDTNSQLVELLTECALHLTKDGDKIKSNAVRALGNLARFVRYSSSSCVHNKPVVNTGFSSTCNNVIMLSARSDPKAVDGDDPASLKDLHRLESMVQAFISCVTTGNVKVQWNVCHALSNLFLNKTIQLQDMDWAPSVFGILLLLLRDSSNFKIRIQAAAALAVPASALDYGKSFPDIIQGLEHVVENLCSDQISVPSSFKYRVALEKQLTSTMLHVLSLASATDHQPLKDFLVKKAFFLEDWFKMLCSLLRKTGAQPEIENDSIGNQKKAMISKALQALIEVYDSKNQHTISQKFKKLVSSIS
- the LOC18605907 gene encoding HEAT repeat-containing protein 6 isoform X2, coding for MATSSSSLAASAAGARSWRTAFLTLRDETLSNPPSIHQLVQSLLFSHSHCSFISAASDLPAHEVTSDLLFLIQLVANASQFQQDWIPTFSNTCHLIHDVSRRVSLDMNSSLWTLLLDSFTKMMDFFLAKKPSNAALYKPVLECLETLRYLVSANQRKCSLSDDIQLVNFLLHIIARSHVDLISLYRPSGNQKSAIEMGKKSPRYGSLWEVQTTTFTMLGEVYSRTGSSFPVDTWQSTIQILRKMMDSLASKNLVVEDIVMSRFYVSLLHCLHLVLMDPKGSISEHVSGFVASLRMFFVYGLTGGPQLMCAAVGSKENEPGSLSLKLTSEEPKKTNNTPYRPPHLRKKEGFNMRQAKAQDAQSSSDHDSSMVDITSSDSDYSDNDGSLNDINSSRCSKVRVSAIVCVQDLCQADPKSFTAQWTMLLPTNDVLQPRKFEATLMASLLFDPYLKARMASASALAVMMDGPATVFLQVAEYKESTKCESFMALSSSLGQILMQLHTGILYLIQHETNSRLLVLVFKILMLLISCTPYSRMPIELLPKVIMSLQARIEAGFPFKSDQTGLQVAAISCLTAALSVSPLIQVKEMILEEVSTGSVEAEKKSGVLFTLLQHSERLSNPTICFEALQALRALSHNYPDLMLACWGQISAIVHKFLREASAEIPTKTWKEQAGNTVLFVGEKIVTSAIKVLDECLRAISGFKGTEDLSDEKFLDTPFTSDCIRIKKISSAPSYAPQSVEDTNPSGIEQWAETIENHMPLILWHASAMVRTASVTCFAGITSSVFFTLPKGNQEFVVSSLISAAMHDEVPSVRSAACRAIGVVSCFQKISESAEILGKFIHAVESNTRDPVVSVRIPASWALANICDCFRHFDSDTNSQLVELLTECALHLTKDGDKIKSNAVRALGNLARFVRYSSSSCVHNKPVVNTGFSSTCNNVIMLSARSDPKAVDGDDPASLKDLHRLESMVQAFISCVTTGNVKVQWNVCHALSNLFLNKTIQLQDMDWAPSVFGILLLLLRDSSNFKIRIQAAAALAVPASALDYGKSFPDIIQGLEHVVENLCSDQISVPSSFKYRVALEKQLTSTMLHVLSLASATDHQPLKDFLVKKAFFLEDWFKMLCSLLRKTGAQPEIENDSIGNQKKAMISKALQALIEVYDSKNQHTISQKFKKLFLRN
- the LOC18605907 gene encoding HEAT repeat-containing protein 6 isoform X3, translating into MATSSSSLAASAAGARSWRTAFLTLRDETLSNPPSIHQLVQSLLFSHSHCSFISAASDLPAHEVTSDLLFLIQLVANASQFQQDWIPTFSNTCHLIHDVSRRVSLDMNSSLWTLLLDSFTKMMDFFLAKKPSNAALYKPVLECLETLRYLVSANQRKCSLSDDIQLVNFLLHIIARSHVDLISLYRPSGNQKSAIEMGKKSPRYGSLWEVQTTTFTMLGEVYSRTGSSFPVDTWQSTIQILRKMMDSLASKNLVVEDIVMSRFYVSLLHCLHLVLMDPKGSISEHVSGFVASLRMFFVYGLTGGPQLMCAAVGSKENEPGSLSLKLTSEEPKKTNNTPYRPPHLRKKEGFNMRQAKAQDAQSSSDHDSSMVDITSSDSDYSDNDGSLNDINSSRCSKVRVSAIVCVQDLCQADPKSFTAQWTMLLPTNDVLQPRKFEATLMASLLFDPYLKARMASASALAVMMDGPATVFLQVAEYKESTKCESFMALSSSLGQILMQLHTGILYLIQHETNSRLLVLVFKILMLLISCTPYSRMPIELLPKVIMSLQARIEAGFPFKSDQTGLQVAAISCLTAALSVSPLIQVKEMILEEVSTGSVEAEKKSGVLFTLLQHSERLSNPTICFEALQALRALSHNYPDLMLACWGQISAIVHKFLREASAEIPTKTWKEQAGNTVLFVGEKIVTSAIKVLDECLRAISGFKGTEDLSDEKFLDTPFTSDCIRIKKISSAPSYAPQSVEDTNPSGIEQWAETIENHMPLILWHASAMVRTASVTCFAGITSSVFFTLPKGNQEFVVSSLISAAMHDEVPSVRSAACRAIGVVSCFQKISESAEILGKFIHAVESNTRDPVVSVRIPASWALANICDCFRHFDSDTNSQLVELLTECALHLTKDGDKIKSNAVRALGNLARFVRYSSSSCVHNKPVVNTGFSSTCNNVIMLSARSDPKAVDGDDPASLKDLHRLESMVQAFISCVTTGNVKVQWNVCHALSNLFLNKTIQLQDMDWAPSVFGILLLLLRDSSNFKIRIQAAAALAVPASALDYGKSFPDIIQGLEHVVENLCSDQISVPSSFKYRVALEKQLTSTMLHVLSLASATDHQPLKDFLVKKAFFLEDWFKMLCSLLRKTGAQPEIENDSIGNQKKAMISKALQALIEVYDSKNQHTISQKFKKLELTF